The window CGTGATTTACTATCAGCCCCTGTTGGACCTCTCAACGGGGAAAATCGTCGGGATTGAAGCCCTGATTCGCTGGAACCATCCCCGCAAGGGGCTTATCAGTCCGGCGGAATTTATCCCGGTGGCCGAAGAAACCGGGCTCATCATTCCTCTGGGGGAATGGATCCTTCGCTCCGCTTGTAAGCGCAATAAAGTCTGGCAGGATAACGGCTATCCGCCCATGCGGATGGCGGTGAATCTATCGGCCCGCCAGTTTCAGCAGCAGAAGCTGGTTAAAAAAGTAGCCCGAATTCTTGAAGAAACCGGCCTTGATCCCCGCTGGCTGGAACTGGAGATTACCGAGAGCATTGCCATGAAGGATGTGGAATTCACCAGTAAAATGCTCTTTGAGCTGCAAAAGATGGGCATCACCATTGCCATTGACGATTTCGGCACCGGCTATTCTTCCTTAAGTTACCTTAAACGCCTGCCCATCGATATTTTAAAAATTGACCGTTCCTTTATCCGGGACATTATCTCCGATCCGGACGATGCCTCCATCGTGAAAACCATTATCATTCTGGCCCATAATTTAAAAATGAAGGTTACCGCCGAAGGCGTTGAAACCCAGGAACAATTGAATTATCTCAGGCAGCAGGGATGTGATGAAATACAGGGCTATTTATTCAGTAAACCCCTCCCCGGGGAAGAAATAGAAGCATTGCTTTCCTCAAGCAGTTTATATCATAAATCCTTTCCTTCATCCAATCAGAATTTGTGATTCCATCTAAATCCATTTGTAAACTTTGAATAAAAAGTTAGGGCGGCAACCTCCGGAGAGGTTCCCGCCCTTCCTATGCTTCTACTTCATAATCCACTGCCGCCACGGCTTCCCTTACGGTGGCAAGATATTCAGCTACTTCCACATGCAGCGGGTGAATTTGATAAGCCTGAAGGTCTTCCAAAGAATTGAATTTGCTCACCAGTGCCAGATCATAGGAGCGCTCCGTATGAAGCACATCTACACCTACTTCCAGGTGAAGCAGTTGGGGAATCTTCCCCTTTAAATTTAAC is drawn from Desulforamulus ruminis DSM 2154 and contains these coding sequences:
- a CDS encoding Dabb family protein → MVTHIVFFKFKDRENIAKAREMLLNLKGKIPQLLHLEVGVDVLHTERSYDLALVSKFNSLEDLQAYQIHPLHVEVAEYLATVREAVAAVDYEVEA